AATAAGTATATTGCCCATATGAAGCAGCAACTGTAGCTTTAATCGTTGAAGTAATTTGATATTCTAAACCTAATTCTACACCTAAATTTTGTTTTTCAACACCTGTTGCAATCTCTGTAATAAAAGAGTCTTCATCACCTTCTGCATCACTTACGTTTTCAGCATAGAAGAAAGCAATTTCAGTAGCATCTTTTATTTTAGAATAGAATCCTGTTACTCTTGCCTTGAATTTTGGCATTCTCAAAATATAACTTCCATCAGCACTTATGATTCTTTCACTATTTAAATCTTCTGTAAATTCATTACTTCTTCTTGAGTTATAAAAACTATTTCTCAAGTTTGGTGCTTTTGTTAAATACATTCCATTAAAGTCAAAATAATGCTGGCCTGTTAATTTATAAGTCAAACCTCCTTTGAAACCAAAATTTTCAAATACTTTAGAATCTCCTTTGCCGTATGAGTTGTTTACATAATTTCCACTTCTATACAACCCTTCTCTTTGATACTCACTTCTTGAAAAAGTTTGAGCTAAATAGAAATCAAATTTTTTATAGTTGAATTTGAATTGAGTAAATCCGTCAACAACGTTTGCAAAAAGATTATAGTTATAACCAAAAGTTCCACCTTCGATAACATGTTGATTAGGATTATTTAAGTCAAACTGACTGTTGTCTCCTAAAAAGAATCTGTCTACATTTAATAGATAATCTCCACCTAATAAATCAATAACTGCAGCATAATTATGTGATTTTACATTTCTGAAGCTCACTCCTGCATTTACACTTATATTATTAGAAATAACACTACTTAATAGCATATTTGCAGTAAGCGTGTTATCATCATTTCTTTGTTCAGTCAAAGCATAGGCACTTTCACCAGTTGCAGTATTTTGGTTTGCAACATACATTGCATTCCAATTAATTTGACTGTTTGCTAGAAATTGTTGTTGTGCTAAAATAGCTTCTGGATTTATTTGAGAAGTTGAACCATCAGGATTAGTTACCGTTTGCCAGCTATCTGGATTATTAAAATAATAACTTGGTAATTTTCTATAATAAGTAGGATCTGGATTGTTTCCTAAAGGATTTTCTAATCTAGAGTTTGAAATTCTACCAGTTTGATAGGCAACATTGGTATTCAAACTCGTGTTATCCGATAATTTCCAGTAATGAGAAAGCATTACTATAGGTTCATCAACTTCTTTGTCTCTAGAATTACGTTTCTTTCCATCTTGCCAACCCCAATAAGAGTTATATTGATAACCCATTAAATCGGTAACTTCTTGAGTATTTGGAGAAGATTTTCCTCTTTTGTTTTGAGCATAAATTGCCGTAAGGTTTAAGCTATGTTTTTCATTAAACTTTTTCTCAACACTTGCAAACAAAGATTTTGCATCGTAATCTGTTCCTTCAAAGAAACCTTCTTTTGCCCATCTTCCTGATGCAGAAACTACAAATGCCCAACCATCTTTACTTAATCCAGATGCATGAGTTCCCATTGTTCTCCAACTATAATTTGTATTTGTTCCTGAAAAAGTAAGTCTTGTTCCTGGACGATAAAATGAAGCTCTTGTATTAATTTCTTGAGTTCCTAAAGCATTCCCAAAAGTATAATCTGAAGGTGCTGAACCCATTGTAAACTCTTGATTACGAGTAGCATCATTTAATCCGCCCCAATTACTCCATTGTGGTCTTCCATCATATAACTTATTCATTATGATACCGTTTATCATAGTTGTTCCATATTCATTATCAAAACCTCTTATTCTAAAACGGGCTTGTCCCCAATTGAACGCGGCAGCTTGTTGATAAACATCTCTTGATGCTTGAAGTAATCCTGAAGTACTTTCAGAACCACTATTATCATCTCCTAAATCATTCTCTGTTAATGTAACTAAACTTAGTTGCTGTTCCGCGGTAATGTCTTCATCTAAAACAACGATTCCTAAATCTATAAGTTTCCCTTCTTCAATTTCAATTGAAAGTAATTGGTCTTTATAACCAACACTTGAAACTTTTAAAAGATGAGAGCCTTTATTTACATCTTTTATAACAAATGTCCCTGTAGCATCAGTTAAAGATGTAAAATTTGTGTTTTGGATTGAAACAACAACATTTTGTAATGGTTTTTGTGCTTTTGAATCAATCACTTTACCTGTAATACCAGTAATTGACTGTGCAAAAGTCAATAATGTCTGTAAAACAAGTAGTGTACTAAAAACAAGTTTTTTCATAAATAAAATTTGATTATATTTCTTTTTTTGTCATATTTAATATTAATATAACAGCCTGCAAATGTACATCTTTTAATAATATTATTTACTTTTGGCCCGAAGTTTGTAAAAAACTTGATATTAAATTAATATAACTTTTATGAGAATTAAAAAATTAATAGCTGTTTTCTTTGGACTATTCGCAATTATGAGCGCAAATGGACAGACAAAAAAGTACAATATTCATACTGTAGCATTTTATAATCTAGAAAATTTATTTGATACCATTAATGGTCCAAATAATGACGAAGAATGGCTTCCAAATGGAGCAATGAGTTGGACTGGTGCTAAATACAAGCAAAAATTACACAACTTAGCCAGAGTTATCTCAGAAATCGGAACTAGTGAAAACCCAAATAACTCACCAACATTATTAGGTTGTTGTGAAATTGAAAACAGAGGTGTTTTAGAAGATTTAGTAAAGGAACCTTTATTGATCAATAAAGACTATGGAATTGTACATTTTGATTCTCCAGACAAAAGAGGAATAGATGTTGGGTTTCTTTATCAAAAAAAGCATTTTAAACCAACTAGCTATAGAAATATTCCTTTGATTATTTATAAAAATCAAGAAGGAAAAGGTGATAAAAAAGATAAAGAAGAAGCTACTGATGATGTTACAACAACCAATTCTGATGAAAGAGTTTATACAAGAGATCAATTATTGGTTACAGGATATTTAGACGGAGAAGAAGTAAATATTATTGTAAATCACTGGCCATCACGTTCTGGAGGAGAAAAGAAAAGTTCACCTTTTAGAGAAGCGGCAGGAAGACTTAACAGAAAGATAATTGACTCCTTAATTGCTATTAATCCTAATGCAAAAATTATTACTATGGGTGATTTAAATGATGGTACATATAACAAAAGTGTTAAGGAAGGTATTGGAGCCAAACGCAAGAAAGAAGAATTAAAAAGTTCATCAGATATATACAATCCTTTTGAGGAAATGTTTTATAAAGGAAATGCGTCTTTATTTTGGAGAGATTCTGGTGATATTTTTGACCAAATTATGATTTCAGAAGCATTTACTAGAAAAGACTATTCCTCTTTCCGTTACTGGAAAGCTGGTATATACAATAAACCATATATGATACAAACCTCAGGCCAATATAAAGGATATCCGTTGCGTAATTCTAATGCGGCACCTGGTTTTAGTGATCACTTTCCCGTTTTCATTTATCTACTTAAGGAAATTAAATAAATAATTTTAAAAGGTTAGTTTTTCTAACCTTTTTTATTTTTAGTAAATTCGTAAAAAAACTATGTCCGTTCAAAAACCTTTCAATCTTAATAAATGGATAGATGAGAACCGTCATTTATTAAAACCACCTGTTGGAAATAAAAATCTATATGTTGATTCGGGTGATTATATTGTTATGATTGTTGCTGGGCCAAATGCTCGCAAAGACTATCACTACAACGAAACCGAAGAACTATTCTACCAATTAGAAGGAGAAATAACCGTTTACGTTCAAGATAATGGTGAAAAAAAAGCCATGAAACTATCTGCTGGCGATATGTTTTTGTTGCCTGCAAAAATTCCGCATTCGCCTGTCAGAAAAGAAAATTCTATTGGTTTAGTAGTAGAACGAAAAAGAGTTGGAAGAGAAATTCCTGATGGTTTACTATGGTTTTGTGATAATTGCAATCATAAACTTTACGAAGTATACTTTGAATTGAAAGATATTGAAGTTGATTTTCTTAAACATTTTGAACATTTTTATAATTCTGAAAAACTTCGCACTTGCAAAAACTGTGGAAATGTTATGGAAACTGACAAACGATTTGTAAAATAATTATTTACTCGTATATCCAGATATTCATATTATTAAATATTTAAAATAAACCTCTATTTTTGCATAAATATTTAAAAATTAAAATCAAAAACCACACAATGTCAACAATAACACAAAATTCAATTGCTCAACAATTTGGAATGACTGAAGCATTAGAACTATTAGGTGTAAAAGCCATAAATGAAGGAACATCAACAGGAAATGAATGGTTTTCAAACGGTGAAATCATCGAAAGTTATTCTCCCGTAGACGGACAATTAATTGGAAAAGTAAAAACTACAACGGCAGCAGATTACGAAAAAGTAATGCAAGCAGCAACTTCAGCTTTTAAAACTTTTAGAGCTATGCCTGCGCCACAAAGAGGTGAAATCGTTCGCCAATTTGGGAATAAATTAAGAGAATTAAAAGAACCTCTTGGTAAATTGGTTTCCTATGAAATGGGTAAATCTTTACAAGAAGGTTACGGTGAAGTTCAAGAAATGATTGATATCTGTGATTTTGCGGTTGGTCTTTCTCGTCAATTGAACGGACAAACCATTCCATCGGAACGTCCAGGACATGTAATGCGTGAGCAATGGCATTCTTTGGGAGTTGTTGGAATCATTTCTGCTTTCAATTTCCCGGTTGCTGTTTGGTCTTGGAACACAGCTTTAGCATGGATTTGTGGTGATGTTTGTGTATGGAAAGCTTCAGAAAAAGCACCAATATGTTCAATTGCCTGTCAAAATATTATTGCTGGAATTTTAAAAGAAAATAATCTACCAGAAGGAATTTCATGTATTATTAATGGCGATTATAAAGTAGGTGAAATGATGACTACAGATACTAGAATTCCGTTAATTTCCGCTACTGGTTCTACCAGAATGGGTAGAATTGTTGGAACTACTGTTGCTCAACGTTTTGGAAAATCATTATTAGAATTAGGTGGAAATAATGCCATCATCATTACTCCAACTGCTGATTTAAAAGTTGTTGTTCCTGGTGCTGTTTTTGGTGCCGTTGGAACTTGCGGTCAAAGATGTACTTCTACAAGAAGATTAATCATCCACGAATCAGTTTATGAAAAAGTTCGTGATGCTATTGTTGGCGCATACAAACAATTGACTATTGGAAATCCTTTGGATCAAAAAAATCATATCGGACCATTAATTGATACTGATGCTGTTAATGCGTATTTGGCTGCTATTGAAAAAGCAAAAGCCGAAGGTGGAAAAGTATTGGTTGAAGGTGGTATTCTTTCTGGCGAAGGTTATGAAAGTGGTTGTTACGTGAAACCAGCTATAATTGAAGCCGAAAATCATTTTGAAATTGTTCAACACGAAACTTTTGCGCCTATTTTATATTTAATGAAATACTCTGGAGAAGTTGAAAACGCTATTGAACTTCAAAATGGTGTTGCTCAAGGATTATCATCAGCTATAATGACTAACGAAATGAAAGAAGCTGAAAAGTTCTTGTCTTTCGCTGGTTCTGATTGTGGTATTGCTAACGTTAACATCGGAACTTCTGGTGCAGAAATTGGTGGTGCTTTTGGTGGAGAAAAAGAAACTGGTGGCGGAAGAGAATCCGGTTCAGATGCTTGGAAAGTATACATGAGAAGACAAACCAATACGGTTAATTATTCAGACCAATTGCCATTGGCACAAGGAATCAAATTTGATTTATAATCCTTACTCTAAATATAAGAAAATAAAAAGTCCCAAATATTTGGGACTTTTTATTTGGATAAATATGATTACTTCGTCTTCTTTACATATTGAGTTAAAATAACAATATGTTGGTTTTCAACTCTGCCTTCAATTTGTTCGGCATTATCCCAAACAAGTTTTATATTATGTACTGCTGCGCCACGTTTTGCAGTAAAGTTTGCGCCTTTTACATCCAAATCTTTTATTAAAACTACCGAATCACCATCATTTAGAATGTTTCCATTAGAATCTTTGTGAATAATTTTTCCTTCATCATCATCGGCTTCGCCAGTTGCTTTTGCCCATTCTAATGCATCATCGTCAAGATACATCATATCCAATAAATCGTGATTTTTCATTCTTGCCAACATTCGCCAAGAAACTATTTGTACGGGTAAATTTTCATTCCACATGCTATCACTCAAACCACGCCAATCGTTTGGATTCATAGTTTCAGGATTTTCAATTTGGTCTTTTAAATTTTTAGATATTAAAACACAGTTTTCTGGAATATCTTCTGTTTTTGGTTCAACCAAATACACAACCAAATTTTCATTACTTCCGCTAATTTCACAAACTGAACCGCTTCTGTCTTTTAATCTTTTTTCAGTTACAATACTCATTTTAGTCTAATTTAAAGGAAGTTCCGATTGTAAACATAAATTGGTTGTTATAGTGTTCAAAACCATTTACATCAGTATCATATCTTGCTAAAGGAACTGAGCTTTCTGCAAATACACCAAATCCATCTGTGAAAAAATATCTAAATCCTAAATGACCACCAAAATTTCTAAGTCCTAAACTCAATCCTGGATAAACATCCATGTTATCTTCTAACTTGAAAACATTACCTATATTAGCATTAAATCGAATTCTCAAATCTGCTCTGTCTTCAAAACGTGGTTTTACATCAGCTATTTTATCAGCATTCAACATATAACCAGCCACAATTCCAAAAGACATGTTTTCGCCAATACCAAAATCAGTAGAAATTCCAATTCCCGTTCCACCATCTTGCAGTGTTAACCCTACTTGACCTTTTATGTCGCCTTTTCCTTTAAATGCTTGTGCATTGCCTAAACTAAAACTTAAAACTGCCAGCAGGATAAAAATATTTTTCATTTTTCTTTATTTATTATTCGACAAAAATAACCATTTATATTAATTTCTTCCTTTTTCAAAAGGATAGAGTGTAAAAACAGGTTCGCTTTGCCAATATTCTTTTGTTTCTATATCCATAATTGTCAACGGACCTTTGAAAGCTGCTCCAGTGTCAATATTCCAAACATTTGCTTTTTGTATTGGAACGGTTTTATTGATTCGGGTTACTGGTGTATGACCAATGTAAATTTCATGATAATGCTTAAAACGTTTTGGATAGAACTCGCTTTCTTTTGAAATTGAATCATCCAATGCTAATGCTGTTTCCCATAATGTTCTGTCCCAACTAAATAATTTTGGAAAATATTCATAATCAATTCCGTTTAAATTGGTAAACCCAGCATGAATAAATAAACGCTTTTTATCATCCAAATAATATGGCTTTAAAGATTGTAGAAAAGCAATGTGTTCCCTTTTAGTTTCAGAGGAAACATTTCTATAAGCCAAAACTGTTGATTCACCGCCATGTCTATACCAATCAAGATTATCTTCACTTTCTGAAAGCCATTCTAATAATAATTCATCATGATTTCCATTAATAAAAATACAGTTTTGCTTTTCGCCCAATTCAATTAAATAATCAATTACTTCTGGCGATTGGCTCCAACCATCAACATAATCTCCAAGAAAAATTAAAGTATCGTTTTTGGTAACATTTGCTCTTTCCATAATTTGATGCAAAGCATGTAAACCACCGTGAATGTCACCAATTACTAATATTCTATTCATTTTCATTATATTTCATCTTTCTTAAAATTCGCAAAGCTTCTTTAAAATTCAAGTAAACCAACGAATTTGAATTTGCTTTTAAAAAAGGTTTCGCTTCAATAATTTTCTTTTTCGCTTCGCTAAACCCGTTTAAATAACATATCATCAGTGTATATGAATAATTAATTAAGTCTTTGTTTTCTCTTTCTGATAATTCTATTCCTTTTTGCAATTTGGATAACAATGACATATTGGAATTATAAATATGATGCAACATTTTCAGATTGTACTTTGGTGGTTCAAAAAGCATTTTTGTTTCCATTTTGTAATATCCATTTTCAAAAAAATGAATTTTTACTTCTTCTAATGGATAGTAACTCGTTTTGTCATTCAACCCAAGTTGTACATGTTCTGTGATATTAAATGTGCTTTCATCAAAAGAAATTGTTACCACATCAAGAGCAGAATAAAAAAGCTTAATTTGTTCGTTAATTAACTCAATATCAACTCTCGATAAATAATTAGTTTCTCTAATTTTTTTGGGATTTCCTGCCCAACAAACTACAAACAATTCTTTGAAAACTCTGTAACTTGAAGTCATATCGCCATGGCGTTCAATCATAAAATCCATTACACCATCCAATGTATGAGCAATGCTGTTTCTTGAGTTATTTTCAATACTTATAACCGTTTCAATGTTCAGTTTGGAATATGGAATTTTCTCTTCGGTTGGCATTGAATTACTTCCAATTCTAACAAAAACTGTATTGGCCAAAATGGTATAAATATTTTTCTTGAAGCTAGATGTTTTATGATTGGGTTTAATAGTAACCAAACCAACAACTCTATCTTTTGGCAAATGTGGAAAAGGTACGTTTTCGTAAAGAATTTTAGGTGGGTTATCTAAATAAGCGTTTACGAGATTTTGAATCCTACTATCATCAAAAAAATCATCCCCAACAATTTCATTGCTTTCGTCTTCTACACCAACTACAATATAGGAATTATTAGAAGGATTGGAATTAGACAAAGCGCAAATATGCTTCAAAAACTTTGCTTTTCCTTCCTTTGTATGTAAGTTCAATTGGCGTTTTTTATCATAAAAAGTACTCTCATCATTGTGAGCTAGTAAATTTTTGATAAGAAGTCGCTTGTTTATCATGGTTTAAATTTCCTTTTTTTAAGGCACTTTATTTCCCATACTTTCTGTCCAAATGGCAAACCAATCCAGTTTGTCTAAATTGAGTTTAACTGCTTTATCTAATTGTTGAATTCTAGCAATATTTACTGTTCCGGCAACTGGAATTACTTTTGCAGGATGTTTTAAAACCCAAGAAAGTAAAATTGTATCCGAACCAACGCCATATTTTTCGACTAATTGAACCAATAGTTTTTTTAAACGACGTGTTTGCTCAATATCTTCTCTAAAAACTGTGCCTAATGGATTCCAACTCATAGGTTGAATATTGTGAATTTGCATATAATCTAAACTTCCATCAAGCATTGCCTGATGATGTGTTGCAGAAAATTGAATTTGATTACAGGTAACTTCAGTTTTTTGACGAATTAAATCGGTTTGTGAATTGGTGAAATTTGATAAACCAAAATCAATAATTTTTCCTTCTTTTTTTAATTTTTCAACGGCTTCAGCAATTTCATCAGCAACCATCAATGGACTTGGACGATGTAACAATAAAACATCTAAATAATCTGTCTGTAAATTTTTCAATGAATTTTCAACAGACCAAACAATATATTCTTTCGAATAATCATAATGTTTTATTGAATTATTTCTGCCATTTACATGCTGAATACCACATTTAGAAATCAATTGGATTTTATTTCTATCCATTTTACTTTCTGTAAAAGCTTTTCCAAAATCAGCTTCAGTGGTATAATTTCCATAAATATCGGCGTGGTCGAAGGTTGAAATTTTATTTTCTACACAAATATTGATTAAATGTGCCATTTCTTTAGTAGAAAGTTTTTTATCCCAAATACCCCAATTCATGGTTCCTGCAATTATGGGAGAAAGTTTTGTTT
The window above is part of the Flavobacterium sp. PMTSA4 genome. Proteins encoded here:
- a CDS encoding TonB-dependent receptor, translating into MKKLVFSTLLVLQTLLTFAQSITGITGKVIDSKAQKPLQNVVVSIQNTNFTSLTDATGTFVIKDVNKGSHLLKVSSVGYKDQLLSIEIEEGKLIDLGIVVLDEDITAEQQLSLVTLTENDLGDDNSGSESTSGLLQASRDVYQQAAAFNWGQARFRIRGFDNEYGTTMINGIIMNKLYDGRPQWSNWGGLNDATRNQEFTMGSAPSDYTFGNALGTQEINTRASFYRPGTRLTFSGTNTNYSWRTMGTHASGLSKDGWAFVVSASGRWAKEGFFEGTDYDAKSLFASVEKKFNEKHSLNLTAIYAQNKRGKSSPNTQEVTDLMGYQYNSYWGWQDGKKRNSRDKEVDEPIVMLSHYWKLSDNTSLNTNVAYQTGRISNSRLENPLGNNPDPTYYRKLPSYYFNNPDSWQTVTNPDGSTSQINPEAILAQQQFLANSQINWNAMYVANQNTATGESAYALTEQRNDDNTLTANMLLSSVISNNISVNAGVSFRNVKSHNYAAVIDLLGGDYLLNVDRFFLGDNSQFDLNNPNQHVIEGGTFGYNYNLFANVVDGFTQFKFNYKKFDFYLAQTFSRSEYQREGLYRSGNYVNNSYGKGDSKVFENFGFKGGLTYKLTGQHYFDFNGMYLTKAPNLRNSFYNSRRSNEFTEDLNSERIISADGSYILRMPKFKARVTGFYSKIKDATEIAFFYAENVSDAEGDEDSFITEIATGVEKQNLGVELGLEYQITSTIKATVAASYGQYTYSNNARLQTSDDNLASQGLSPLTDFGTVYLKDYHQPGMPQQAYSFGLEYRDPNYWWIGANINYLSDSYISLSKIMRTDNFSINNETGVSYSGATPETVRNILKQEKFDSFSLLNLTGGKSWRISNKNRNTFGFFASINNVLDVEYKTGGFEQSRKATYPDLVADNANGTPSFGHKYFYGYGRTYFVNFYINF
- a CDS encoding PhnA domain-containing protein → MSIVTEKRLKDRSGSVCEISGSNENLVVYLVEPKTEDIPENCVLISKNLKDQIENPETMNPNDWRGLSDSMWNENLPVQIVSWRMLARMKNHDLLDMMYLDDDALEWAKATGEADDDEGKIIHKDSNGNILNDGDSVVLIKDLDVKGANFTAKRGAAVHNIKLVWDNAEQIEGRVENQHIVILTQYVKKTK
- a CDS encoding ATP-binding protein, producing MINKRLLIKNLLAHNDESTFYDKKRQLNLHTKEGKAKFLKHICALSNSNPSNNSYIVVGVEDESNEIVGDDFFDDSRIQNLVNAYLDNPPKILYENVPFPHLPKDRVVGLVTIKPNHKTSSFKKNIYTILANTVFVRIGSNSMPTEEKIPYSKLNIETVISIENNSRNSIAHTLDGVMDFMIERHGDMTSSYRVFKELFVVCWAGNPKKIRETNYLSRVDIELINEQIKLFYSALDVVTISFDESTFNITEHVQLGLNDKTSYYPLEEVKIHFFENGYYKMETKMLFEPPKYNLKMLHHIYNSNMSLLSKLQKGIELSERENKDLINYSYTLMICYLNGFSEAKKKIIEAKPFLKANSNSLVYLNFKEALRILRKMKYNENE
- a CDS encoding endonuclease/exonuclease/phosphatase family protein codes for the protein MRIKKLIAVFFGLFAIMSANGQTKKYNIHTVAFYNLENLFDTINGPNNDEEWLPNGAMSWTGAKYKQKLHNLARVISEIGTSENPNNSPTLLGCCEIENRGVLEDLVKEPLLINKDYGIVHFDSPDKRGIDVGFLYQKKHFKPTSYRNIPLIIYKNQEGKGDKKDKEEATDDVTTTNSDERVYTRDQLLVTGYLDGEEVNIIVNHWPSRSGGEKKSSPFREAAGRLNRKIIDSLIAINPNAKIITMGDLNDGTYNKSVKEGIGAKRKKEELKSSSDIYNPFEEMFYKGNASLFWRDSGDIFDQIMISEAFTRKDYSSFRYWKAGIYNKPYMIQTSGQYKGYPLRNSNAAPGFSDHFPVFIYLLKEIK
- a CDS encoding DUF6646 family protein encodes the protein MKNIFILLAVLSFSLGNAQAFKGKGDIKGQVGLTLQDGGTGIGISTDFGIGENMSFGIVAGYMLNADKIADVKPRFEDRADLRIRFNANIGNVFKLEDNMDVYPGLSLGLRNFGGHLGFRYFFTDGFGVFAESSVPLARYDTDVNGFEHYNNQFMFTIGTSFKLD
- a CDS encoding metallophosphoesterase family protein, which produces MNRILVIGDIHGGLHALHQIMERANVTKNDTLIFLGDYVDGWSQSPEVIDYLIELGEKQNCIFINGNHDELLLEWLSESEDNLDWYRHGGESTVLAYRNVSSETKREHIAFLQSLKPYYLDDKKRLFIHAGFTNLNGIDYEYFPKLFSWDRTLWETALALDDSISKESEFYPKRFKHYHEIYIGHTPVTRINKTVPIQKANVWNIDTGAAFKGPLTIMDIETKEYWQSEPVFTLYPFEKGRN
- the amaB gene encoding L-piperidine-6-carboxylate dehydrogenase, translating into MSTITQNSIAQQFGMTEALELLGVKAINEGTSTGNEWFSNGEIIESYSPVDGQLIGKVKTTTAADYEKVMQAATSAFKTFRAMPAPQRGEIVRQFGNKLRELKEPLGKLVSYEMGKSLQEGYGEVQEMIDICDFAVGLSRQLNGQTIPSERPGHVMREQWHSLGVVGIISAFNFPVAVWSWNTALAWICGDVCVWKASEKAPICSIACQNIIAGILKENNLPEGISCIINGDYKVGEMMTTDTRIPLISATGSTRMGRIVGTTVAQRFGKSLLELGGNNAIIITPTADLKVVVPGAVFGAVGTCGQRCTSTRRLIIHESVYEKVRDAIVGAYKQLTIGNPLDQKNHIGPLIDTDAVNAYLAAIEKAKAEGGKVLVEGGILSGEGYESGCYVKPAIIEAENHFEIVQHETFAPILYLMKYSGEVENAIELQNGVAQGLSSAIMTNEMKEAEKFLSFAGSDCGIANVNIGTSGAEIGGAFGGEKETGGGRESGSDAWKVYMRRQTNTVNYSDQLPLAQGIKFDL
- a CDS encoding aldo/keto reductase, with the translated sequence MKTKLSPIIAGTMNWGIWDKKLSTKEMAHLINICVENKISTFDHADIYGNYTTEADFGKAFTESKMDRNKIQLISKCGIQHVNGRNNSIKHYDYSKEYIVWSVENSLKNLQTDYLDVLLLHRPSPLMVADEIAEAVEKLKKEGKIIDFGLSNFTNSQTDLIRQKTEVTCNQIQFSATHHQAMLDGSLDYMQIHNIQPMSWNPLGTVFREDIEQTRRLKKLLVQLVEKYGVGSDTILLSWVLKHPAKVIPVAGTVNIARIQQLDKAVKLNLDKLDWFAIWTESMGNKVP
- a CDS encoding 3-hydroxyanthranilate 3,4-dioxygenase; the protein is MSVQKPFNLNKWIDENRHLLKPPVGNKNLYVDSGDYIVMIVAGPNARKDYHYNETEELFYQLEGEITVYVQDNGEKKAMKLSAGDMFLLPAKIPHSPVRKENSIGLVVERKRVGREIPDGLLWFCDNCNHKLYEVYFELKDIEVDFLKHFEHFYNSEKLRTCKNCGNVMETDKRFVK